From the genome of Danio rerio strain Tuebingen ecotype United States chromosome 2, GRCz12tu, whole genome shotgun sequence, one region includes:
- the ftr37 gene encoding tripartite motif-containing protein 16 codes for MAESSVSVAHHEFSCAVCLDLLKDPVSTACGHNYCMSCITNCWNQEDQKRVYSCPQCRQTFSPRPALAKNTMLAEVLEKLQKSKLQAAGPAQSPAASGDVECDVCTGAKNRAVKSCLVCLNSYCHTHFQRHQEIHPGNQHKVTEATHKLKKLICPQHEKPLEIFCRTDQLCICYLCTMDQHKNHNTVSAVAERTEQQRRLKNIQSSFQQRLQERQKELEKLKKAVESHKRSAQAAVDHTERIFTQLICWIERSRSELTQMIRDGEKTAVSGAEERLERLEQEINDLRRRNAELEQLSHTEDHIHFLQSLQSLSVPPGSTDSSSFISSSPLVFDDIAESVSHLREDLEHFGKKEIKLISRRVSSISRIPAPVPKTREQFLQYSQQFTLDPNTVNNWLVLSERNTVVKYKGSVQRYPDHPDRFNCWYQVLCRESVCGRSYWELEWSGVDVYLSVSYKSISRKGSGNECLFGYNDHSWSLWCSADSFIFYHNNKQTKLPKPSVSSTRIGVYVDHSAGTLSFYSVSDTTMSLIHTLHTTFTHALYPGFCVHYSSRVKLCDLTV; via the exons ATGGCAGAATCTAGTGTTTCTGTGGCTCATCATGAGTTCAGCTGTGCAGTGTGTCTGGATCTCCTGAAGGATCCAGTCTCCACTGCCTGTGGACACAATTACTGTATGAGCtgcatcacaaactgctggaATCAGGAGGATCAGAAGAGAGTCTACAGCTGCCCTCAGTGCAGACAGACCTTCAGCCCCAGACCCGCTTTAGCTAAAAACACCATGCTGGCTGAAGTGCTGGAGAAACTGCAGAAGAGCAAACTACAAGCTGCTGGTCCTGCTCAGAGTCCCGCTGCATCTGGAGATGTGGAGTGTGACGTCTGTACTGGAGCCAAAAACAGAGCCGTCAAGTCCTGTCTGGTGTGTCTGAACTCTTACTGTCACACTCATTTTCAGCGCCATCAAGAGATTCACCCAGGAAATCAACACAAAGTGACTGAAGCCACTCACAAATTGAAGAAGTTGATCTGCCCTCAACATGAGAAACCCCTGGAGATCTTCTGCCGCACTGATCAGCTATGTATATGTTATCTGTGTACAATGGATCAACACAAAAACCACAACACTGTTTCAGCTGTAGCAGAGAGGACTGAACAACAG AGACGCCTAAAGAACATCCAGAGCAGTTTCCAGCAGAGACTCCAGGAGAGACAGAAGGAGCTGGAGAAGCTGAAAAAGGCTGTGGAGTCTCACAAG cgcTCTGCACAGGCCGCAGTGGACCACACCGAGAGGATCTTCACTCAGCTCATCTGCTGGATTGAGAGAAGCCGCTCGGAGCTCACGCAGATGATCAGAGATGGAGAAAAGACTGCAGTGAGTGGAGCTGAAGAACGACTGGAGCGACTGGAGCAGGAGATCAATGATCTGAGGAGGAGAAACGCTGAGCTGGAGCAGCTTTCACACACAGAAGATCACATCCATTTCCTCCAG agtttgcagtCTCTCTCTGTCCCTCCTGGATCTACAGACTCATCCAGCTTTATTAGCAGCTCTCCACTTGTTTTTGATGACATcgctgaatctgtgtctcatctGAGAGAGGATCTGGAGCATTTCGGCAAAAAGGAGATAAAGTTGATTTCTAGAAGAG TGAGCAGCATTAGCAGGATTCCCGCTCCTGTACCAAAGACCCGTGAGCAGTTCCTCCAGT ATTCTCAACAGTTCACTTtggatccaaacacagtgaataacTGGCTGGTTCTGTCTGAAAGAAACACAGTGGTGAAATATAAAGGTTCAGTCCAGcggtatcctgatcatccagacagatttaaTTGTTGGTATCAGGTGTTGtgtagagagagtgtgtgtggacgctctTACTGGGAGCTGGAGTGGAGCGGTGTTGATGTGTAtttatcagtgtcatataagagcatcagcagGAAGGGTTCGGGTAATGAGTGTCTGTTTGGATACAATGATCACTCCTGGAGTTTGTGGTGCTCTGCTGACAGTTTCATATTCTATCATAATAATAAACAGACTAAACTCCCTAAACCCTCCGTCAGCTCCACTAGAATAGGAGTgtatgtggatcacagtgcaggaactctgtccTTCTACAGCGTCTCTGACACAACAATGAGCCTCATACACACACTCCAcaccacattcacacacgcactctaTCCTGGATTCTGTGTTCATTATTCTTCAAGAGTGAAGCTCTGTGATCTGACAGTGTAG